A single region of the Deferribacter autotrophicus genome encodes:
- a CDS encoding TlpA family protein disulfide reductase codes for MRGARFFSGKNILVFILVAYAFYYLYKYRQNDPPPLYSVIPNFEVKTLDGNSFNLYDVKLKKMIIFLNKRNIFSTFYKKNLAGIVYLAEKENVYLMVFIKTRQNKYSLLKYVSDKSYKLIEKHLYLTNIKNVEKIFGINSWPFLVILDEKNRLIYASKVPVMKEIKRILRGE; via the coding sequence ATGAGAGGCGCAAGATTTTTTTCTGGAAAAAACATATTAGTTTTTATACTTGTAGCTTACGCTTTTTATTATCTTTATAAATATAGACAAAACGACCCACCTCCTCTGTATTCTGTAATTCCTAATTTTGAAGTTAAGACATTGGATGGTAATTCGTTTAATCTTTATGATGTAAAGCTAAAAAAAATGATAATTTTTTTGAATAAAAGAAATATTTTTTCTACATTTTATAAGAAAAACTTAGCGGGAATTGTTTATTTAGCAGAAAAAGAGAATGTATATTTAATGGTGTTTATCAAGACTAGACAGAATAAATATTCACTCCTCAAATATGTTTCTGACAAAAGTTATAAACTTATTGAAAAACATTTATATTTGACTAATATAAAAAATGTTGAGAAGATTTTTGGCATAAACAGTTGGCCATTTTTGGTGATTTTAGATGAAAAGAACAGGCTTATTTATGCATCTAAGGTGCCTGTAATGAAAGAGATAAAAAGAATATTGAGAGGGGAATAG